The sequence CCCTCAGCAGGTAGGCGCCGCAGGCGGGGCGGAttagctggggggtggggggtggggggtgtctttAGAGTGCTGGAAGCTGAGAGTGTGCTGGGTGAGGGGTACAACCCATTTTGGAAGGTCCTCTGCGGGTTGCGTCCCATATACTGAACCCAGCGGTGCACACAACCGGAACCGCAGAGACCCAGTCCCCTCTACTCTACTACCCAAATTCCGAGAAGTTGAGCTGGAAAGCTCTGGGAGCCTGGCGCTGGGCAGAGGGCCTCCCCTGCGGGGCCTGTCACCCGCCTGGCGGGTGCAAATGCCGCTGGCGCCTCTCTGCGCCCGGGCGAGATAAGGGTCTGAGCCAGGCAGAGCGCGGGCTCAGCCGGCCCGCGCGGGGGCCCCCCCACACCCTGCCTGCCCCGCCCGGGGCGGTGCTGCTCACGCTcggcccccctccctctctctctcccttccagggTCTGCGCATCGCCGCCAGCATGAAGCTGGTTCCCGTCGCCCTCTTATACCTGGGCTCCCTCGCCTTCTTGGGCGCGGACACCGCACGGCTAGACGTGGCGTCAGAGTTCCGAAAGAAGTGAGTCGCAGGCAGCTCCTTCTCCAGTCCTTGCACCTGGGAGACCAGGGAAACTGGCCGCCGGCCCCGAGGGGTTAGAAGTGCACGGGAGCCGGACCGGACCAGGACTTCGCCTGGAGGTATGCGAATGGAGTCTGTCTTGTGTTTTCTAGGTGGAATAAATGGGCTGTAAGTCGTGGAAAGAGGGAACTTCGAGTGTCCAGCAGCTATCCCACCGGGCTCGCTGAAGTGAAGGCCGGGCCGGCCCAGACTCTTATTCGGACCCAGGACGTGAAGGGCGCCTCTCGCAACCCCCAGACCAGGTAAGTGCCCTGCGCCAGAGCGGGGTGGGCAAAGGGAGCTCTCCTCCACTGCCCTGGCCCAGGGGGTCTTTAGGGCCGCCTGGCAGTTCAGACGGCGGCAGCCCATTCCAGTCCCTCTGGTCCTTGAATGGCTCGGATTCCCAGTGGCTGGGGCCAAAGCTCTGCTTGATGGGGGCGTCTGATGttaccttccttcccttccccagcgGTCCGGACGCCGCCCGCATCCGAGTCAAACGCTACCGCCAGAGTATGAACAATTTCCAGGGCCCGCGGAGCTTCGGCTGCCGCTTCGGAACGTGCACGGTGCAGAAACTGGCGCACCAGATCTACCAGTTCACAGACAAGGACAAGGACGGCGTCGCCCCCAGGAGCAAGATTAGCCCTCAGGGCTACGGCCGCCGGCGCCGGCGCTCCCTGCCCGAGCCCGGCCTTCGCCGGACTCTGTTGTTCCCGGAGCCACGGCCAGGCGGGGCTCCGGCCCCCCGGGCGCATCAGGTGCTCGCCAACCTCCTTAAGATGTAGGCGCCTGTGGCAGCAGCGAACTGGCGCGCGTGTGCATCCCGCTGGCTTCCCCCTGGGCGGAGGGCTTCCCCGAGCCGAGCCCCTCTGCCGATGGAAGTCGGGCAGAGACCGGGATTCCGGGAGGCACCGTCCCGCGGCCAGCCCTGGCTTTGCGCGAGCCCCTTCTCCTCGGAGGCACGGATCCCTCTGTCCCAAGCCGGCCCAGGTGTCCCGTGGGGGGCAGAGGAATGCAAGGGAGGCCTGCCAGGCTCACGGAGAGGATTaactgagaattaaatgagaattaaATGCTTGagaccctcccccctccccccccagggACAGGGGTCTGAGTCACTGCCGTGCCTGCCCACAAACTGATTTCTCACGGGGTGTCACCCCACCGGGGCGCAAGCCTCACTATTACTTGAACTTTCCAAAACCTAGAGAGGAAAAGTGCAATGCGTGTTGTATATACAGAGGTAACTATCAATATTTAAGTTCGTTGCTGtcagaagattttttttgtaacttcAAATATAGAGATATTTTTGTACGTTATATATTGTATTAAGGGCATTTAAAAACCATTGCATTGTCCCCCTCCCCACTTATTTTAATACGTGAATGTCTCAGCGAGGTGTAACGTTGTTTTTGCTGcagagtgtgtgagtgtgcgtgaGAGACTTATTACCTCTTGTGGAAGAAGGAACACCGTGTCTCTGCATTATCTATTTACATAAAATGGGTGATATGCGAAAATAGCAAATCAATAATAAACGGTCTCGATGCTGATTAATTCTGGGCTCCCAAGTCTTGGGAGGGAGGGTGCCCCTTGTCCCTGTGCGTCCCGGGAGTCTCCGGCTCCCGCCGCCACCTGGCTTGGGAAGGTGGCTCGGCGGCTCGGGCGCGTGCCGGGCTGGCGGGAGCGCTGCCCTCCTggaggggcgcgcggggcgcccGTCCTGCGATCGGGTCCAGGCTCCGCAGAGGCGCCTAAGGTCGCAGCCTCGCgtggcggcggggccgggcgggggtaGGGTGAGCCCTAGCGGGGAGGCGAGCCTGGACCCGGGGTTGCGCAACAGAGCCCCAGATTTAATGGAGAAGCTCGCGGAGCCCGGCGCAAAAGCGCGCCTCGGAGAGTTGGGGCGGGGTGAGGGGGTCTCCGAGGCCTTCTAAGTGAGGAGCTGCTCCAGGCTGCCGCGGTGTTCAAGTTAGAAGCTACTCCAGCAAAATGTTCGCGCTGCTCGGGGAATCCGGCAGGCGCGCCAGGAACTGCAGCCGTCCGCCGGCCTGGTGCCCgtggcgggcgggcgggctcaTCAGCGGGGCTGTGGCGCCCCCAGCCGGCCGCTCGGAGCGGCCCGAGAGCCGTCAGGCAGTACGTGCGGTTTAATAAGTCCTCCTACGTGGGAGTCAGCACACAGCCTtaatgagagaggaaagaaaaaaaca is a genomic window of Canis lupus familiaris isolate Mischka breed German Shepherd chromosome 21, alternate assembly UU_Cfam_GSD_1.0, whole genome shotgun sequence containing:
- the ADM gene encoding pro-adrenomedullin precursor (The RefSeq protein has 1 substitution compared to this genomic sequence); translation: MKLVPVALLYLGSLAFLGADTARLDVASEFRKKWNKWAVSRGKRELRVSSSYPTGLAEVKAGPAQTLIRTQDVKGASRNPQTSGPDAARIRVKRYRQSMNNFQGPRSFGCRFGTCTVQKLAHQIYQFTDNDKDGVAPRSKISPQGYGRRRRRSLPEPGLRRTLLFPEPRPGGAPAPRAHQVLANLLKM